A section of the Telopea speciosissima isolate NSW1024214 ecotype Mountain lineage chromosome 3, Tspe_v1, whole genome shotgun sequence genome encodes:
- the LOC122656400 gene encoding uncharacterized protein LOC122656400 isoform X2, which translates to MAESAVSPSYAKLHLCRSVLKRSTFIPRNAFSGIGQRKHSYGVQKLFVQLSSCESWELGAPIANISRRSQRFREFSLRHCFLGSLANPENAMPLEWVPIVDQVLLMASLVLAYMAGVVPTEKANFSNRSSNAGNTVVPANSTSSGSAAKNDQRVNSESAWDEVKSKLIGALNAIEHDDNSDNRAVEYEKCSPKRPLSLYAVDEGPRLRLLWATLQQLEKEVNNISGKCAIINRNDWLEVLSDIFQKSSQPICLKWLEDELYLEGRNPDKALLSVMFEKLKDDGTILQNIKKSGKEDLYADVLLFLRFGCLRGVCCYDYKLLTEHGIDILEDLVLTLADGIASIYLELISVDSNLSSEMNSLGLTMCSLSTRSLQRLRNEVALNQWLHQNMESIVLMYEDRFELCTLQVQFLKEHKKSGTEKLYWWKKLGLGKSKPTLSPLCYVVISQLSISLKRTKELRALTGWRYYFSLFLEFSDITMPIVKVIFAKISSAISFFLVSLIGRSLGLIYTGIRQSLGWR; encoded by the exons ATGGCAGAATCTGCCGTGTCACCATCATATGCCAAACTACATTTGTGCAGAAGTGTCCTCAAGAGGAGCACCTTCATACCTAGGAATGCATTTAGCGGAATAGGCCAAag AAAACATTCATATGGGGTACAGAAACTTTTTGTTCAACTATCATCATGCGAATCATGGGAACTCGGTGCACCTATAGCCAATATCTCAAGACGAAGCCAGCGTTTTAGGGAGTTTTCCTTAAGGCACTGTTTCTTGGGGAGTTTGGCAAATCCAGAGAATGCAATGCCCTTGGAGTGGGTGCCCATTGTTGATCAAGTACTTTTGATGGCTAGTTTAGTCCTTGCATATATGGCTGGGGTGGTACCGACTGAGAAGGCTAATTTCAGTAATAGAAGTAGCAATGCAGGAAATACTGTGGTCCCTGCAAACTCTACCTCTTCTGGTAG TGCAGCGAAGAATGATCAAAGAGTCAACTCAGAGTCTGCTTGGGATGAAGTGAAATCGAAATTAATCGGTGCTCTGAATGCTATTGAACATGACGATAATTCAGATAACAGAGCTGTTGAATATGAAAAGTGCAGCCCAAAGCGTCCTTTAAGTTTATATGCTGTTGATGAGGGTCCTCGGTTGCGTTTGCTTTGGGCTACTTTACAGCAACTTGAGAAAGAG GTCAATAATATCTCAGGGAAATGTGCAATCATTAATAGAAATGATTGGTTGGAAGTTTTATCTGACATTTTTCAAAAGTCCAGTCAACCAATATGCCTGAAATGGCTTGAAGATGAGCTTTACTTGGAAGGCAGGAACCCTGACAAG GCTCTTCTTTCTGTAATGTTTGAGAAGTTGAAAGATGATGGAACTATTTTACAGAACATAAAAAAGTCCGGCAAGGAGGATCTCTATGCGGATGTACTATTGTTTCTTAGATTTGGTTGTCTTAG GGGAGTTTGCTGTTATGACTATAAATTGTTGACTGAACATGGGATTGACATATTAGAAGATCTGGTGCTTACTTTGGCAGATGGAATTGCAAGCATTTATTTAGAGCTTATTTCTGTTGACAGTAACTTGTCCAGTGAAATGAATAGCTTGGGTTTGACTATGTGCTCTTTGTCAACCCGATCACTTCAAAGATTACGGAATGAG GTGGCATTGAACCAGTGGCTTCATCAAAACATGGAATCCATTGTATTGATGTATGAGGACCGCTTTGAGTTGTGCACTCTTCAGGTTCAGTTCCTCAAGGAGCATAAGAAGAGTGGGACGGAAAAATTATACTGGTGGAAGAAGCTAGGTCTTGGAAAATCTAAGCCAACTTTATCCCCATTATGTTATGTTGTCATCAGTCAATTGTCCATCTCCCTGAAGAGGACCAAGGAGCTAAGAGCCTTGACTGGGTG GAGATACTATTTCAGCTTATTTCTTGAGTTCTCCGATATTACAATGCCCATAGTTAAAGTCATTTTTGCTAAGATCAGCAGtgctatctctttctttcttgtttccttGATTGGGAGGTCCTTAGGATTAATCTACACTGGGATAAGGCAATCCCTGGGATGGCGGTGA
- the LOC122656400 gene encoding uncharacterized protein LOC122656400 isoform X1 yields MAESAVSPSYAKLHLCRSVLKRSTFIPRNAFSGIGQRKHSYGVQKLFVQLSSCESWELGAPIANISRRSQRFREFSLRHCFLGSLANPENAMPLEWVPIVDQVLLMASLVLAYMAGVVPTEKANFSNRSSNAGNTVVPANSTSSGSAAKNDQRVNSESAWDEVKSKLIGALNAIEHDDNSDNRAVEYEKCSPKRPLSLYAVDEGPRLRLLWATLQQLEKEVNNISGKCAIINRNDWLEVLSDIFQKSSQPICLKWLEDELYLEGRNPDKALLSVMFEKLKDDGTILQNIKKSGKEDLYADVLLFLRFGCRRGVCCYDYKLLTEHGIDILEDLVLTLADGIASIYLELISVDSNLSSEMNSLGLTMCSLSTRSLQRLRNEVWPQVALNQWLHQNMESIVLMYEDRFELCTLQVQFLKEHKKSGTEKLYWWKKLGLGKSKPTLSPLCYVVISQLSISLKRTKELRALTGWRYYFSLFLEFSDITMPIVKVIFAKISSAISFFLVSLIGRSLGLIYTGIRQSLGWR; encoded by the exons ATGGCAGAATCTGCCGTGTCACCATCATATGCCAAACTACATTTGTGCAGAAGTGTCCTCAAGAGGAGCACCTTCATACCTAGGAATGCATTTAGCGGAATAGGCCAAag AAAACATTCATATGGGGTACAGAAACTTTTTGTTCAACTATCATCATGCGAATCATGGGAACTCGGTGCACCTATAGCCAATATCTCAAGACGAAGCCAGCGTTTTAGGGAGTTTTCCTTAAGGCACTGTTTCTTGGGGAGTTTGGCAAATCCAGAGAATGCAATGCCCTTGGAGTGGGTGCCCATTGTTGATCAAGTACTTTTGATGGCTAGTTTAGTCCTTGCATATATGGCTGGGGTGGTACCGACTGAGAAGGCTAATTTCAGTAATAGAAGTAGCAATGCAGGAAATACTGTGGTCCCTGCAAACTCTACCTCTTCTGGTAG TGCAGCGAAGAATGATCAAAGAGTCAACTCAGAGTCTGCTTGGGATGAAGTGAAATCGAAATTAATCGGTGCTCTGAATGCTATTGAACATGACGATAATTCAGATAACAGAGCTGTTGAATATGAAAAGTGCAGCCCAAAGCGTCCTTTAAGTTTATATGCTGTTGATGAGGGTCCTCGGTTGCGTTTGCTTTGGGCTACTTTACAGCAACTTGAGAAAGAG GTCAATAATATCTCAGGGAAATGTGCAATCATTAATAGAAATGATTGGTTGGAAGTTTTATCTGACATTTTTCAAAAGTCCAGTCAACCAATATGCCTGAAATGGCTTGAAGATGAGCTTTACTTGGAAGGCAGGAACCCTGACAAG GCTCTTCTTTCTGTAATGTTTGAGAAGTTGAAAGATGATGGAACTATTTTACAGAACATAAAAAAGTCCGGCAAGGAGGATCTCTATGCGGATGTACTATTGTTTCTTAGATTTGGTTGTC GCAGGGGAGTTTGCTGTTATGACTATAAATTGTTGACTGAACATGGGATTGACATATTAGAAGATCTGGTGCTTACTTTGGCAGATGGAATTGCAAGCATTTATTTAGAGCTTATTTCTGTTGACAGTAACTTGTCCAGTGAAATGAATAGCTTGGGTTTGACTATGTGCTCTTTGTCAACCCGATCACTTCAAAGATTACGGAATGAGGTTTGGc CACAGGTGGCATTGAACCAGTGGCTTCATCAAAACATGGAATCCATTGTATTGATGTATGAGGACCGCTTTGAGTTGTGCACTCTTCAGGTTCAGTTCCTCAAGGAGCATAAGAAGAGTGGGACGGAAAAATTATACTGGTGGAAGAAGCTAGGTCTTGGAAAATCTAAGCCAACTTTATCCCCATTATGTTATGTTGTCATCAGTCAATTGTCCATCTCCCTGAAGAGGACCAAGGAGCTAAGAGCCTTGACTGGGTG GAGATACTATTTCAGCTTATTTCTTGAGTTCTCCGATATTACAATGCCCATAGTTAAAGTCATTTTTGCTAAGATCAGCAGtgctatctctttctttcttgtttccttGATTGGGAGGTCCTTAGGATTAATCTACACTGGGATAAGGCAATCCCTGGGATGGCGGTGA